A window of the Parvularcula bermudensis HTCC2503 genome harbors these coding sequences:
- the fliF gene encoding flagellar basal-body MS-ring/collar protein FliF: protein MNQATVLKTWQSLTIRQRLIAGGAAIAATIGLLAMVFMAGGRTDALLFSGLSPAASGDIIGKLDEMAVPYTIDGSAIYVPEGERDRLRLELARLGMPPAGGAGYEILDDLNGFSTTSDMFDAAYWRAKEGELTRTILAIPTVTAARVHLGVTRQSAFRRARLDKSASVTVEASGGLSKSQAQSIQYLTALAVPELRPESVAVIDTARGVIAGPGATGDESPMGDEIDREDRLASRLTHLLEAHVGPGNARVSVAMDIDRQSIAQKERVIDPDSRQIVSRSISEESDAESDADIPVTIASNLPDGDAAEDPEEAGTRLVKRRRDEEVTYTGTEIERVIETAAGTVRRLSVAVLLNERYTVNEEGETVPAPRSPEEVEALETLVANAAGIEDERGDRLAIRVLPFEGEEPQLVTAPGFVEAHVMPRAVDIAQFSVLALLVASIAFFVLRPALSPKTPFAQAEIAEGEDKLENLDAAEVLTMLTEENPDDAAAILDSWFEEDRRVA, encoded by the coding sequence ATGAACCAAGCAACGGTACTGAAGACGTGGCAGTCCTTGACTATACGCCAGCGATTGATTGCCGGGGGCGCCGCCATTGCGGCGACCATCGGCCTGTTGGCGATGGTGTTCATGGCGGGCGGGCGAACCGACGCCCTCCTCTTTTCAGGCCTTAGCCCAGCAGCGTCGGGCGATATTATCGGTAAGCTCGACGAAATGGCGGTGCCCTATACGATCGATGGATCGGCGATTTACGTCCCCGAGGGCGAGCGCGATCGTCTACGGTTGGAATTGGCCCGGCTTGGCATGCCGCCGGCGGGGGGCGCCGGCTATGAGATCCTCGACGACCTCAATGGGTTTTCCACAACCTCTGATATGTTCGACGCGGCCTATTGGCGGGCAAAAGAAGGAGAACTGACCCGTACAATTTTGGCGATTCCCACCGTTACCGCCGCAAGAGTGCATCTTGGGGTGACTCGCCAATCGGCCTTCCGCCGGGCACGGCTCGATAAGAGCGCCTCGGTCACGGTGGAGGCGTCGGGAGGGCTGTCGAAAAGTCAGGCACAATCGATCCAATATCTAACGGCTCTCGCCGTACCGGAGCTTCGGCCCGAATCCGTGGCCGTCATCGATACCGCCCGCGGGGTGATCGCCGGTCCCGGCGCGACAGGTGATGAATCCCCGATGGGCGATGAAATCGACCGTGAAGATCGGCTCGCCTCGCGCTTGACCCATTTGCTTGAGGCGCATGTCGGCCCTGGTAATGCCCGGGTGTCCGTCGCCATGGATATCGACCGGCAATCGATCGCGCAAAAAGAGCGAGTCATCGACCCCGACTCGCGACAAATTGTCAGTCGCTCGATTTCCGAGGAATCCGATGCCGAATCCGACGCCGATATCCCTGTGACCATTGCCAGCAATCTTCCCGATGGAGACGCTGCCGAAGATCCCGAAGAGGCCGGGACGCGATTGGTCAAGCGGCGTCGCGACGAAGAAGTCACCTATACCGGGACGGAAATCGAACGCGTCATCGAAACCGCCGCCGGGACGGTCCGCCGTCTGTCCGTCGCCGTGCTCCTCAATGAGCGGTATACGGTGAACGAAGAAGGGGAGACCGTTCCCGCCCCCAGATCTCCCGAAGAGGTCGAAGCCCTCGAAACGCTCGTCGCCAACGCGGCTGGTATCGAGGATGAGCGGGGCGACCGTCTGGCCATTCGTGTGCTGCCCTTTGAGGGAGAGGAGCCCCAGCTGGTCACGGCGCCCGGCTTCGTTGAGGCCCATGTCATGCCGCGGGCGGTCGACATCGCGCAGTTCAGCGTGCTTGCCCTCCTGGTCGCGAGCATCGCGTTCTTTGTCCTTCGTCCGGCACTCTCGCCGAAAACGCCCTTTGCCCAGGCCGAAATCGCCGAGGGCGAAGACAAGCTGGAAAATCTCGACGCGGCCGAAGTGCTGACGATGTTGACAGAAGAAAACCCTGACGATGCTGCAGCCATCCTCGACTCGTGGTTCGAAGAGGATCGTAGGGTCGCATAA
- a CDS encoding flagellar basal body-associated FliL family protein yields MAAETEEVEPKKEGGGFLFTGVLSVVAAASTFGMVWFAAAPPPPVDAAACAGFTAEPLTPEEIEARTAKYVALEPFTVSLGPDAGAKHLRMSVALGRPADAVELSESEHLRLRDKLLERLRKVELTTITDPDGMPALKESLLDQAQATLGPDTVYNVLVTEFVMR; encoded by the coding sequence ATGGCGGCAGAAACTGAAGAGGTCGAACCGAAAAAGGAGGGGGGCGGATTCCTTTTTACTGGGGTTCTGTCCGTGGTCGCCGCCGCCTCGACATTCGGGATGGTCTGGTTTGCGGCGGCCCCGCCCCCACCTGTGGATGCGGCTGCTTGCGCGGGGTTCACGGCCGAGCCGTTAACGCCGGAAGAAATTGAGGCACGCACGGCAAAATATGTCGCTCTTGAGCCTTTTACCGTCAGTTTGGGGCCTGACGCTGGGGCGAAGCATCTTAGGATGTCGGTGGCTTTGGGCCGCCCTGCGGATGCAGTGGAATTGTCCGAATCGGAGCATTTGAGGCTTCGGGACAAGTTGCTCGAACGGCTGCGTAAGGTTGAGTTGACGACAATAACGGATCCTGACGGAATGCCGGCCCTCAAGGAGTCTCTGCTCGATCAAGCGCAGGCCACTCTGGGTCCCGACACCGTCTATAACGTGCTCGTCACCGAATTCGTAATGCGGTGA
- a CDS encoding magnesium transporter MgtE N-terminal domain-containing protein, producing MTKGRILPAYACAFGLVAVGQFLVAAEALPEAAERFAPRASSSVKASVPEGISVAVNEEGRVKDYEAEIAGQQAELTRQAAKLRAEREALSREALRLANAKGTAHKELASLYARLPADKAAEIMMALSADQAAAFVEAMPAPAAAALLEAMPSDSAIAVTRALLEKSSS from the coding sequence ATGACCAAAGGACGTATCCTCCCCGCTTATGCCTGTGCATTTGGTCTTGTGGCGGTGGGACAGTTTCTCGTGGCCGCCGAGGCCTTGCCGGAAGCGGCCGAGCGCTTTGCACCGCGCGCCTCTTCCTCGGTGAAGGCGTCCGTGCCCGAGGGGATTTCGGTCGCGGTCAACGAAGAGGGGCGGGTTAAGGACTATGAGGCGGAGATCGCCGGACAACAGGCCGAGCTGACCCGTCAGGCGGCAAAACTTCGGGCTGAGCGCGAGGCCTTGAGCCGAGAAGCGTTGCGTCTCGCCAATGCAAAGGGGACAGCCCACAAGGAGCTGGCCTCGCTTTACGCTCGCCTTCCTGCCGATAAGGCGGCCGAGATCATGATGGCCTTGAGTGCCGATCAAGCCGCCGCCTTTGTCGAGGCGATGCCCGCGCCCGCAGCTGCGGCTTTGCTGGAGGCGATGCCGTCGGATTCGGCGATTGCGGTGACCCGCGCCCTTTTGGAGAAGTCGTCGAGTTAG
- the motA gene encoding flagellar motor stator protein MotA translates to MLAIVGLVVTLVMVFGGYLFAGGKLGIILHSLPYEMMMIGGAAVGAFLAANDFTRIKHAGGDLVAAFAGAKWKKQDYQELLCLMHELIVVFRESPVDVEKHIEEPGESEIFGRYPRIAKDKGAVELICDTIRSMLLNFDDVHQVEELLEKQLDQKKEESMHGAHAVEQVADALPALGIVAAVLGVIKTMASIDKPPEVLGKMIGGALVGTFLGVFLSYAVVGPFAARMKAVREEEHQFYELIREVLVSSLHKHAPNICVEVGRRHVPSVMRPSFNELEEALKGAA, encoded by the coding sequence ATGCTTGCTATTGTCGGACTAGTGGTCACGCTTGTCATGGTCTTCGGCGGATATCTATTCGCCGGGGGCAAGCTGGGCATCATTCTCCACAGTCTTCCCTACGAAATGATGATGATCGGCGGGGCGGCCGTCGGGGCGTTTCTTGCCGCAAATGACTTCACCCGGATCAAGCATGCGGGCGGTGATCTGGTGGCCGCTTTCGCCGGGGCGAAATGGAAAAAGCAGGATTATCAAGAATTGCTTTGTCTGATGCACGAGTTGATCGTCGTCTTCAGAGAAAGTCCGGTGGATGTCGAAAAACATATCGAAGAGCCGGGGGAGAGTGAGATCTTTGGTCGCTATCCTCGAATCGCCAAGGATAAAGGGGCGGTTGAGCTGATCTGCGACACTATCCGCTCCATGCTCCTCAATTTTGATGACGTCCATCAGGTCGAGGAGTTGCTTGAAAAACAGCTCGATCAGAAAAAAGAAGAGAGCATGCACGGCGCGCACGCCGTCGAGCAGGTGGCCGATGCGTTGCCCGCTCTTGGGATTGTGGCGGCGGTGCTTGGGGTTATTAAGACCATGGCCTCGATCGACAAGCCGCCCGAAGTCTTGGGAAAGATGATCGGCGGCGCCCTTGTCGGGACGTTCCTCGGTGTTTTCCTTTCCTATGCTGTTGTTGGTCCCTTTGCGGCGCGAATGAAGGCGGTGCGGGAAGAAGAGCACCAATTCTACGAATTGATCCGTGAGGTGCTGGTCTCCAGCCTTCACAAACATGCGCCGAATATTTGCGTTGAAGTCGGCCGTCGTCACGTCCCCTCTGTCATGCGTCCCTCGTTTAACGAACTCGAAGAAGCACTCAAAGGCGCAGCTTAA
- a CDS encoding flagellar hook-basal body complex protein, with protein MPDNSVALVSRQGGLLKAVQMIANNIANASTPGFKSEGAIFSEYVSEGRSLATSLSMGRFVGQSTDYASGPLKQTGGTYDFAIQGEGFFKVSTPAGERLTRAGSYTTDLEGVIVDPAGNPLLDEGGGEITIPPDAVSVGVGQDGTLSVDGEIFAKIGVYTPLGEPERVGDNLWRVPDGDAVFEEGRVLQGFIEGSNVQPVAEFAKLMLAQRMYEAGQKMADQEHERLSTLIDAMRQQG; from the coding sequence ATGCCCGATAACTCCGTCGCTCTGGTTTCCCGTCAGGGAGGTCTGCTTAAAGCGGTTCAGATGATCGCGAATAATATCGCAAACGCCTCGACCCCCGGTTTCAAGTCCGAGGGCGCTATTTTTTCAGAATATGTGAGTGAGGGGCGGTCGCTCGCGACAAGCCTTTCAATGGGGCGGTTTGTCGGACAATCGACGGACTATGCGAGCGGGCCGCTGAAGCAAACCGGCGGCACCTATGATTTCGCGATCCAGGGCGAGGGCTTTTTTAAAGTCAGTACCCCCGCAGGTGAACGCCTGACCAGGGCCGGCTCCTACACCACCGATCTCGAGGGTGTTATCGTCGATCCCGCAGGCAATCCGTTGCTTGACGAGGGGGGTGGTGAGATCACCATTCCGCCCGATGCGGTGAGTGTCGGTGTGGGGCAGGACGGTACACTGAGCGTCGATGGGGAGATCTTCGCGAAGATTGGTGTGTATACGCCTCTTGGCGAACCCGAGCGAGTCGGCGATAATCTGTGGAGAGTTCCCGATGGGGATGCCGTCTTCGAAGAGGGGCGTGTTCTTCAGGGATTTATCGAAGGGTCGAATGTCCAGCCGGTGGCGGAATTCGCTAAATTGATGCTCGCCCAGCGGATGTATGAGGCCGGTCAAAAAATGGCCGACCAGGAGCATGAGCGGCTCTCCACGCTCATCGATGCAATGAGACAGCAAGGGTAA
- the flgG gene encoding flagellar basal-body rod protein FlgG codes for MDALRTAASGMAAQQTRVDVIANNIANMSTTAYAARSAVFADLIYRQDVNPGAISSTQGTIVPTGVQLGLGVQTQAVSMDMRQGALRQTTNDLDIAIEGNGFFEITLPNGEPAFSRDGKFEVDPDGLMVNSDGFALADGITIPREARQVTISADGEVFAFFDDAVEGQSIGTITLTSFVNPKGLEAMGGNLYRETTASGTPINGQPGQDGLGLLRQGYLEESGVDVVSEIADLIEAQRGYELNSKVLTAADEMYASATRIR; via the coding sequence ATGGACGCACTGAGAACGGCAGCATCCGGCATGGCGGCGCAGCAAACCCGTGTCGATGTCATTGCCAATAACATCGCCAATATGTCGACCACGGCCTATGCGGCCCGCTCGGCGGTTTTTGCGGACCTGATCTATCGGCAGGATGTCAATCCCGGTGCGATCTCCTCGACGCAAGGGACCATCGTTCCCACTGGGGTACAGCTTGGCTTGGGCGTCCAGACCCAGGCGGTGTCGATGGATATGCGGCAAGGAGCGCTGCGGCAGACGACGAACGATCTCGACATCGCGATTGAGGGCAACGGCTTTTTCGAGATCACGCTGCCGAATGGTGAGCCCGCCTTCTCCCGCGACGGTAAGTTCGAGGTCGATCCCGACGGCCTCATGGTCAATAGTGACGGGTTTGCCCTCGCCGATGGGATCACGATCCCGCGTGAGGCGCGTCAGGTGACGATTAGTGCGGATGGGGAGGTTTTCGCTTTCTTCGATGATGCGGTCGAGGGACAGTCCATCGGGACCATTACCCTGACGTCGTTCGTCAATCCCAAGGGCCTGGAGGCGATGGGGGGAAATCTTTACCGTGAGACGACCGCGTCGGGAACACCGATCAACGGTCAGCCGGGTCAGGATGGCCTCGGCTTGCTGCGGCAGGGATATCTTGAGGAATCCGGCGTCGATGTCGTCAGCGAGATTGCGGATCTGATCGAAGCTCAGCGGGGCTATGAATTGAATTCCAAAGTGCTGACGGCGGCGGACGAGATGTACGCCTCGGCGACGCGGATCAGATAA
- the flgA gene encoding flagellar basal body P-ring formation chaperone FlgA has translation MILTALLFLMMGEVHANARLPAGTVIDGSGLAGNENDVDRLVGRQLTRTIFPGRTISFSDTKEADLVDRNSTVRIVAVKGPMRIETKGRALGAGAEGEEILVMNLESRRTITAVISGPGEVRVEL, from the coding sequence ATGATCCTCACGGCTCTCCTTTTCCTGATGATGGGTGAGGTTCACGCCAATGCGCGCCTGCCCGCAGGTACCGTCATTGACGGGTCCGGGTTGGCCGGGAACGAGAACGATGTCGACCGGTTGGTTGGTCGACAATTGACACGGACGATTTTTCCGGGGCGGACGATTTCTTTCTCCGACACCAAAGAGGCGGACCTTGTGGACCGCAACTCGACCGTTCGGATCGTCGCGGTGAAGGGGCCCATGCGGATCGAAACCAAGGGACGGGCATTGGGCGCCGGGGCTGAGGGGGAGGAAATCCTCGTCATGAACCTCGAAAGTCGACGGACGATTACGGCGGTCATTTCCGGACCGGGCGAGGTGAGGGTAGAACTATGA
- a CDS encoding flagellar basal body L-ring protein FlgH: MTRSSFPLFIAALAVSACTTTNDQLPYAEIPTPEPIVADLPALAPRNASLWNQEPQSLFGNRRARNVGDILTVIVSVDEQAEIQNSLARNRTNQEDFSVNALFGIDQQFQDQLPGDATFSPAVGVTRQATAAGDGSITRQERITLRLAAQVIEQLPNGHLVVVGSQRIRVNQEVRDLRLQGVVRPEDITRDNTITHDKIAAADIVYTGQGQISRTTNPKPGSRVLDFIVPF, encoded by the coding sequence ATGACGCGATCAAGTTTCCCTCTCTTTATCGCAGCTCTTGCAGTCTCGGCATGCACGACCACGAACGATCAGCTTCCCTATGCGGAGATTCCCACACCTGAGCCGATCGTTGCAGACCTTCCGGCGCTTGCTCCACGCAACGCGTCCTTGTGGAATCAAGAGCCGCAATCTCTATTCGGCAATCGGCGCGCCCGTAATGTCGGCGATATTTTGACAGTTATTGTCAGCGTCGATGAGCAAGCCGAAATCCAGAACTCTTTGGCCCGAAACAGGACGAACCAGGAAGATTTTTCCGTGAACGCCCTGTTCGGGATCGATCAACAGTTTCAGGATCAGCTGCCCGGCGATGCCACTTTCTCTCCCGCCGTGGGGGTGACGAGACAGGCCACCGCCGCCGGCGATGGAAGCATTACGCGGCAGGAGCGTATCACCCTCAGGCTGGCGGCGCAGGTTATCGAGCAACTGCCCAATGGGCACCTTGTCGTTGTCGGGAGCCAACGCATCCGGGTTAATCAAGAGGTCCGGGATCTCCGTCTTCAAGGTGTTGTGCGGCCTGAAGACATCACTCGGGATAACACGATCACTCACGATAAGATTGCCGCGGCGGATATCGTCTACACCGGGCAAGGACAAATTTCACGGACGACCAATCCGAAGCCGGGATCACGTGTTCTGGACTTCATCGTACCCTTTTGA
- a CDS encoding flagellar basal body-associated FliL family protein, translating to MSKIISLLIVVVAVVGAGFAAMTMRGGGKSASGAGEVEHAVAHTEEELGYFAFQRPFLVPIVEDRTVRALAVLRLTLEMPNTEIEYVRTKEPRLRDAMMRTLFALANEGYLGGDITDTETYEEIQGRLLTASRSLIDESVEEVLIVDFNRQEN from the coding sequence ATGTCTAAGATAATATCACTGCTGATTGTCGTCGTTGCCGTTGTCGGAGCGGGCTTTGCCGCGATGACCATGAGGGGAGGCGGAAAATCAGCCTCCGGCGCCGGAGAAGTGGAGCACGCTGTTGCTCATACTGAGGAAGAGCTTGGGTATTTTGCCTTTCAGCGTCCCTTCCTCGTTCCGATTGTGGAGGACAGGACGGTTCGTGCTTTGGCGGTCCTACGATTGACGCTGGAAATGCCGAACACAGAGATTGAATATGTCCGCACAAAAGAGCCTCGCCTCCGCGATGCCATGATGCGCACATTGTTCGCTCTCGCGAATGAGGGGTATCTCGGTGGGGATATCACCGACACGGAAACCTATGAAGAGATCCAGGGCCGCTTGCTCACGGCATCACGGTCGCTCATCGACGAGTCGGTCGAGGAAGTCCTGATTGTCGATTTCAATCGGCAGGAGAATTGA
- a CDS encoding flagellar hook assembly protein FlgD codes for MEISPTSAQSAASAANQKATQSLATDLDAFLNLLTAQMKNQDPFAPIDSTQFVEQLATFSSLEQQVQTNKYLETMMGLLQSTLGGQQTDVIGAQIGASEITISGAFDPLPIVSGSDAEGALVVRNAQGDVVFRGPRADEWSWNGQTNEGTLAAPGTYSFEIETDSTVLDARALGTVDRVITDTNGQVVGIGPTITTDTYKVI; via the coding sequence ATGGAAATTTCCCCCACATCCGCCCAATCGGCCGCATCCGCCGCCAATCAAAAGGCTACGCAGTCTCTCGCAACGGACCTCGATGCCTTTTTGAATCTGCTCACCGCCCAGATGAAAAATCAGGATCCCTTTGCCCCGATCGATTCGACGCAGTTCGTCGAACAATTGGCGACATTTTCCAGTCTCGAGCAGCAGGTTCAAACGAACAAATATCTTGAGACCATGATGGGTCTGCTGCAATCGACCTTAGGCGGACAACAAACCGACGTGATCGGGGCGCAGATCGGCGCCTCTGAGATCACCATCTCCGGCGCGTTTGATCCTCTCCCCATCGTCAGTGGGTCGGATGCGGAAGGCGCCCTTGTGGTGCGCAATGCCCAAGGCGACGTCGTTTTCCGAGGGCCCAGAGCCGATGAATGGTCATGGAACGGCCAAACCAATGAGGGCACCCTTGCCGCCCCCGGCACCTATAGCTTTGAGATTGAGACGGACTCGACGGTTCTCGATGCTCGCGCTCTTGGAACCGTCGATCGGGTGATTACCGATACCAATGGGCAAGTCGTCGGCATAGGACCGACCATCACGACGGATACCTACAAGGTCATCTGA
- a CDS encoding flagellar hook-length control protein FliK, which produces MADLALLSLAPEKAATGRNTAPLSSSKESASPTKDGATFFNLVAESAQARDDAAPAQAESGTGRRDGQADMAASPLMTALPGDQSSPAAASSSEGRSLVQSPNDTTVAGVLRADALVGRVSTGTTSFGVSASGTGIEADGTTAKGTGETALSTDAAAKGNTAKGNTIPPALLAELTAASGRDPSLSQDRPFPPSKGQGASTLEATPNGLAQVRSALPTLPLSDAKGSTGTQSPTGLPADAVPDYKVTIVNRQTPTSLPTTTLPPSDLALNLTAQGRAALETKGVVDAPQSPGNAPLATATASALTTNKAAPVVSPHGQKAIDQAVGTVDPDPTALPPKASDGALPRSSVLLADTGNAPRSANSLSMPTAQGDTPELSAPAKSLSTDGQGPSRENIASSGDRPSMADSLVDKIVAKRTATETRPGVMPTVSESAFVSGSNVTHSAGTSSAPLTGGTPAAFAGLSLPAASPMSQAVFTGAAMPAPLAAQGPVAAQQVAEAMRNIRTENHISVRLDPPELGRVEIDLNFDGQKLISAVLSADEANTSHLLKKHLDTLQRELASAGFENVAVDIADRGSQQTLSQQAQFSSTLPSYGAIADSGSLPEAPSPLRPQILTIDRIDLRL; this is translated from the coding sequence ATGGCCGATCTTGCTCTTTTGTCCCTCGCCCCGGAGAAAGCGGCGACGGGTCGGAACACCGCCCCCCTTTCCTCCTCCAAAGAGAGCGCGAGCCCCACAAAGGACGGCGCCACGTTTTTCAATTTGGTCGCCGAGTCGGCGCAGGCGCGGGACGATGCGGCCCCTGCCCAAGCGGAGAGCGGGACGGGACGGCGCGATGGCCAAGCGGATATGGCGGCCTCCCCCCTCATGACAGCATTGCCGGGGGATCAGTCCTCGCCCGCCGCCGCCTCGTCTTCAGAGGGGCGCAGCCTTGTTCAATCGCCTAACGACACGACCGTGGCGGGCGTTCTGCGGGCGGACGCTCTTGTCGGTCGTGTCTCCACCGGGACGACATCCTTTGGCGTTTCGGCGTCGGGCACCGGGATTGAAGCCGATGGCACCACCGCCAAGGGAACGGGGGAGACGGCGCTCAGCACGGATGCCGCGGCGAAGGGCAATACGGCAAAGGGGAATACGATTCCCCCAGCGCTGCTGGCTGAACTGACGGCCGCTTCAGGCCGCGATCCTTCGCTCTCACAGGATCGTCCGTTCCCCCCTTCAAAGGGACAGGGCGCATCGACGCTTGAGGCAACGCCCAATGGACTAGCCCAGGTACGGTCTGCCTTGCCGACGCTGCCCCTTTCTGACGCCAAAGGGTCAACGGGGACGCAATCGCCGACAGGCCTGCCCGCCGACGCTGTCCCTGACTATAAGGTCACGATCGTCAACCGTCAGACCCCCACATCCCTCCCCACAACGACCCTTCCCCCATCGGATCTTGCCCTTAACCTGACCGCGCAAGGTCGCGCAGCCCTCGAGACGAAAGGCGTTGTCGACGCCCCTCAATCCCCAGGCAACGCGCCCCTGGCGACGGCCACCGCCTCGGCCCTGACGACGAACAAGGCGGCACCGGTTGTGTCCCCGCATGGCCAAAAAGCGATCGACCAAGCGGTGGGAACTGTCGATCCCGACCCAACGGCCCTTCCCCCAAAAGCGTCGGATGGCGCCCTCCCGCGCTCGAGCGTCCTGCTCGCCGATACCGGAAATGCCCCGCGTTCGGCCAATTCCCTCTCTATGCCGACCGCTCAAGGGGATACGCCCGAACTTTCAGCCCCCGCCAAGAGCTTGTCGACGGACGGTCAGGGCCCAAGCCGGGAAAATATCGCCTCTTCGGGGGATCGCCCCTCCATGGCGGACAGTCTTGTTGACAAGATCGTCGCCAAGCGTACCGCCACTGAGACGCGCCCCGGTGTGATGCCGACCGTCTCGGAAAGCGCGTTTGTCAGCGGATCAAATGTCACACATTCAGCAGGTACGTCCTCAGCCCCCCTCACCGGGGGGACCCCCGCCGCCTTTGCGGGGTTAAGCCTCCCCGCCGCCTCTCCCATGAGCCAGGCTGTCTTTACCGGCGCGGCCATGCCGGCCCCTCTTGCCGCGCAGGGTCCCGTTGCAGCTCAACAGGTGGCCGAGGCCATGCGGAATATCCGCACCGAGAACCATATCTCCGTACGCCTTGATCCGCCCGAACTCGGCCGGGTTGAAATCGACCTCAATTTCGATGGACAGAAACTTATCTCGGCCGTTCTGAGTGCCGACGAGGCGAATACGTCCCATCTATTGAAGAAACACCTTGATACCCTTCAGCGGGAATTGGCGAGTGCCGGCTTCGAGAATGTCGCCGTCGATATCGCCGATAGGGGCAGTCAGCAAACGCTCTCACAACAAGCGCAATTCTCTTCGACTCTCCCTAGTTACGGCGCCATAGCTGATAGCGGCTCACTGCCGGAGGCCCCCTCCCCGCTCCGCCCACAAATACTAACGATAGACCGAATCGACCTGCGACTCTGA
- a CDS encoding flagellar protein FlgJ, with protein sequence MVSLPSAFPLPALGAAATASDRLGEETVSDREARLRETAKSFEAVFVAEMLKHAGLDEALAADEGTATDSFSSFVIERVAGDLVEAGGFGLADRFYTALRAKEEPTVSTSL encoded by the coding sequence ATGGTTTCGCTCCCGTCCGCATTCCCCCTTCCGGCCCTCGGCGCGGCGGCGACGGCGTCCGATCGTCTCGGCGAGGAGACAGTTTCTGATCGTGAGGCGCGGTTGCGGGAAACAGCGAAGTCCTTCGAGGCTGTCTTCGTCGCGGAGATGCTGAAACATGCCGGATTGGACGAGGCCCTCGCGGCGGACGAAGGGACGGCAACGGACAGTTTTTCTTCCTTCGTGATCGAGCGCGTGGCGGGGGATTTGGTGGAGGCGGGCGGGTTCGGCCTCGCTGACCGTTTCTATACGGCCCTCCGCGCGAAAGAAGAGCCTACGGTCTCCACTTCCCTATGA